The genomic interval GAAAGTGCGCAACACCAGTAGGTTCGGATAGCGCGAGACGAGTTCCGCGGCGTCGAGAATATCGGCGGCGCCGAGGAATTCGACATAAGCCTCGTCCAGGATCACCGGCACGTCGCGCGGGATGCCGAACAGGAATGCCTTCAGTTCACTGGCCGAGGCCACCGTGCCGGTCGGATTGTGCGGGCGGCACACCGTGACCAGGCCGGTGCGCGGGCCGACCGCACGACCCAGTGCGGCGAGGTTCTGCCGTCCGCGCGCATCCAGCGGTATCGCGACGGGTGTCAGCCCGGCCATATCGGCGAGGATGGGGTAACCGTCGAAAGTCGGTGTGGCGAAGACCATCTCCGCACCGCGGCGGGTCAGGGTCTGCATGATCTGCAACGCCACCCCGGTCGCCCCCGAACCGACCACCACCTGATCGGTCCGCACGCCGAGTTGCTCGGCGATGAGCCGCGGCAGCCGGTGCGGCAGGAATTCCGGATACCGGTTCGCCCGCGACAGTGTGTGCTGGATCGCGTCGAGCACGGAAGGCAGTGGCGGGAACGGGTTTTCGCTGAGGGACAGATCGAAGCGCACCGACCCCGGCTCGTGCCACAGCGCCGCGCGCCGCTCGGACAGCGTCGCGGGCTCGGTGTGCCGCAACGAGATCGACCGGCTGCCGCTCATCGGGCGGCTCCCCAGCGCACGGCCGCCGCGGCGGCGAAATCCCCGGCGTGCGCGAAGGCCGACAGCAGTACCACCGAGCCGTTGCGCAGCCGCCCCGCCCGGTTCTCGGCGTCCAGAGTGACGGGAATGCCCGCGGCGAACAGGTT from Nocardia wallacei carries:
- a CDS encoding aminotransferase class I/II-fold pyridoxal phosphate-dependent enzyme gives rise to the protein MSGSRSISLRHTEPATLSERRAALWHEPGSVRFDLSLSENPFPPLPSVLDAIQHTLSRANRYPEFLPHRLPRLIAEQLGVRTDQVVVGSGATGVALQIMQTLTRRGAEMVFATPTFDGYPILADMAGLTPVAIPLDARGRQNLAALGRAVGPRTGLVTVCRPHNPTGTVASASELKAFLFGIPRDVPVILDEAYVEFLGAADILDAAELVSRYPNLLVLRTFSKAYGLAGMRIGYAFGHPDLVRRVRRLQLPFGVPETAVAAVSASFAARMELGERVLRITTERELLRTALRRNGIRVPRSRANFLYLPGADIAARLARAGIAAKTFPDGSARIAVGDRAADAAVRRALGGPPLPGGPHGRTVGEDSGLCALTVPSTAGNGWDA